In Haloterrigena turkmenica DSM 5511, a single genomic region encodes these proteins:
- the larC gene encoding nickel pincer cofactor biosynthesis protein LarC, which produces MQVLAFDGRMGASGDMILAALLDAGADPDVLEAVTDGLAVEYEIDETVKCGIASTTVDVFLTGDSAVDPDGHDGDENHRTLDADDPDRDEDSQGHDHAHEHGGHGHAHGDGQSHEENGVRAEGHGPHRSYQEVCDIVAGMGLEPAVERDALAVFELLGEAEASVHGESIEEIHFHEVGADDAIADVVGAVLLVHDLEPDRIVTTPLATGGGSVSMSHGEYPVPTPAVVEIAERADWSLRGGPVDAELLTPTGAAILGHFADGVDALPSLDLGGVGYGAGGYDLDPHPNVLRALVGDAQGELVKDDIAVLETNLDDATPEVLGGLQETLANAGARDVSILPVTMKKSRPGHLVKVICKPADRQRVARALAEETGTLGVRDAGATHRWIANRSFETVELEVDGGTSEVTVKIASDADGEVYDVSAEYDDALAVARETGLAVREVLRRAETAACESIEIEATGDEKRGREG; this is translated from the coding sequence ATGCAAGTCCTCGCGTTCGACGGCCGCATGGGCGCAAGCGGCGATATGATTCTCGCCGCTTTGCTCGATGCCGGCGCCGATCCCGACGTCCTCGAGGCCGTGACGGACGGCCTCGCGGTGGAGTACGAAATCGACGAGACGGTCAAGTGCGGGATCGCGTCGACGACGGTCGACGTGTTCCTGACCGGCGATTCGGCCGTGGACCCCGACGGGCACGACGGCGACGAGAACCACCGCACTCTCGATGCGGACGATCCCGACCGCGACGAGGACAGTCAGGGTCACGACCACGCACACGAGCACGGCGGACACGGCCATGCCCACGGCGACGGACAGTCCCACGAGGAGAACGGCGTCCGCGCCGAGGGCCACGGCCCCCACCGGAGCTACCAGGAGGTCTGCGACATCGTCGCGGGGATGGGCCTCGAGCCGGCGGTCGAACGCGACGCGCTCGCCGTCTTCGAACTGCTCGGCGAAGCCGAGGCCAGCGTTCACGGCGAGTCCATAGAGGAAATCCACTTCCACGAGGTGGGGGCCGACGACGCCATCGCCGACGTGGTCGGTGCCGTCCTGCTCGTCCACGACCTCGAGCCCGATCGGATCGTCACGACGCCGCTCGCGACGGGCGGCGGCAGCGTCTCGATGAGCCACGGCGAGTACCCCGTTCCGACGCCGGCCGTCGTCGAGATCGCCGAACGCGCGGACTGGTCGCTGCGCGGCGGCCCCGTCGACGCCGAACTGCTGACGCCCACTGGCGCCGCCATTCTGGGCCACTTCGCCGACGGCGTCGACGCGCTGCCGTCGCTCGATCTCGGCGGAGTGGGCTACGGTGCCGGCGGCTACGACCTCGACCCCCACCCGAACGTCCTCCGGGCGCTGGTCGGCGACGCGCAGGGGGAACTCGTGAAAGACGACATCGCCGTCCTCGAGACGAACCTCGATGATGCGACACCGGAGGTGCTGGGCGGCCTGCAGGAGACCCTCGCCAACGCGGGCGCGCGAGACGTTTCGATTCTACCGGTGACTATGAAGAAGTCCCGTCCCGGCCACCTCGTGAAGGTGATCTGTAAGCCCGCGGATCGCCAGCGCGTGGCTCGAGCGCTGGCCGAGGAGACCGGGACGCTGGGCGTACGAGACGCCGGAGCGACCCACCGGTGGATCGCGAATCGGTCGTTCGAGACGGTGGAACTCGAGGTCGACGGAGGGACCTCCGAGGTGACCGTGAAAATCGCGAGCGACGCTGACGGCGAGGTCTACGACGTGAGCGCGGAGTACGACGACGCGCTAGCGGTGGCTCGAGAGACGGGGCTGGCGGTTCGGGAGGTGCTCCGGCGGGCCGAGACGGCGGCCTGCGAATCGATCGAAATCGAGGCGACCGGTGACGAGAAACGCGGTCGGGAGGGGTAA
- a CDS encoding CDC48 family AAA ATPase, with translation MNEVQLEVAKAYPNDSGRGIARLDPDTLLHLKLSPGDIIEIEGADTTAAKVWRADRQDWNTDTVRIDGFTRQNADVGIGERVTIRKAEATKADKLTLAPPEEASVQFGSDAAGMVKRQILKRPVVGRDIVPVMSSTNHPFMRSPGQAIPLIAVETEPEGVVLITEDTDVELREEPISGFEKTGGGITYEDIGGLQSEIQRVREMVELPMKHPQIFKKLGIEPPQGVLLHGPPGTGKTLLAKAVANETSASFFSIAGPEIISKYYGESEQQLREIFEDATEESPSIIFIDELDSIAPKREDVTGEVERRVVAQLLTMMDGLESRGQVIVIAATNRVDSVDPALRRPGRFDREIEIGVPDEVGREEILQIHTRGMPLSDDVDLGHLADETHGFVGADIESLTKEAAMKALRRYLPEIDLDEEDIPPSLIDRMIVKRQDFRGALNEVEPSAMREVLVELPKISWDDVGGLHSAKEQVQESVEWPLSNPERFDRLGVDPPAGVLLYGPPGTGKTLMAKAVANETNANFISVRGPQLLSKWVGESEKAIRQTFRKARQVSPTVIFFDELDALAPGRGGETGSNVSERVVNQLLTELDGLEEMENVMVIGATNRPDMIDPALLRSGRFDRLVMIGEPDVDGRERILEIHTENTPLAADVTLREIAEITDGYVGSDLESIAREAAIEALREDEEADIVEMRHFRQAMENVRPTITDDILDYYEQIEEEFQGGGSGGPGPTGRRDSRIGFQ, from the coding sequence ATGAACGAAGTTCAACTGGAGGTTGCGAAGGCGTACCCGAACGACTCGGGTCGTGGTATCGCCCGACTCGACCCGGACACGCTGTTGCATCTGAAGCTGAGTCCGGGCGACATCATCGAAATCGAAGGCGCCGACACCACCGCCGCGAAGGTGTGGCGCGCCGACCGGCAGGACTGGAACACCGATACGGTCCGCATCGACGGGTTCACCCGTCAGAACGCCGACGTGGGGATCGGCGAACGCGTAACGATCCGCAAGGCGGAAGCCACGAAGGCGGATAAGCTCACCCTCGCACCCCCCGAGGAGGCGTCGGTCCAGTTCGGTTCCGACGCCGCCGGCATGGTGAAACGACAGATCTTGAAGCGGCCGGTCGTCGGCCGCGACATCGTCCCGGTCATGTCCTCGACGAACCATCCGTTCATGCGGTCGCCCGGCCAGGCGATCCCGCTCATTGCCGTCGAGACGGAACCCGAGGGCGTGGTCCTCATCACCGAGGACACCGACGTCGAGCTTCGCGAGGAGCCCATCTCGGGCTTCGAGAAGACCGGCGGCGGCATCACTTACGAGGACATCGGCGGCCTGCAAAGCGAGATCCAGCGGGTCAGGGAGATGGTCGAACTCCCGATGAAACACCCGCAGATCTTCAAGAAGCTCGGCATCGAGCCCCCGCAGGGCGTCCTGCTCCACGGGCCGCCGGGCACCGGGAAGACCCTGCTCGCGAAGGCCGTCGCCAACGAGACCTCCGCGAGCTTCTTCTCGATCGCGGGGCCGGAGATTATCTCCAAGTACTACGGCGAGTCCGAACAGCAGTTACGCGAGATCTTCGAGGACGCGACCGAGGAGTCGCCGTCGATCATCTTCATCGACGAACTCGACTCCATTGCGCCCAAACGCGAGGACGTCACCGGCGAGGTCGAACGCCGCGTCGTCGCCCAGCTGCTGACTATGATGGACGGCCTCGAGTCCCGCGGTCAGGTCATCGTCATCGCGGCGACCAACCGCGTGGACTCGGTCGACCCCGCCCTGCGCCGGCCGGGTCGGTTCGACCGCGAGATCGAGATCGGCGTCCCGGACGAGGTCGGCCGCGAGGAGATCCTGCAGATCCACACCCGCGGAATGCCCCTCTCGGACGACGTCGACCTCGGTCACCTGGCCGACGAGACCCACGGCTTCGTCGGCGCCGACATCGAGAGCCTCACGAAGGAGGCCGCGATGAAGGCGCTCCGGCGCTACCTGCCGGAGATCGATCTCGACGAGGAGGACATCCCGCCGAGCCTGATCGACCGGATGATCGTCAAGCGCCAAGACTTCCGCGGCGCGCTCAACGAGGTCGAACCCTCGGCGATGCGGGAGGTGCTCGTCGAACTCCCGAAGATCTCCTGGGACGACGTCGGCGGTCTCCACAGCGCCAAGGAACAGGTCCAGGAGTCCGTCGAGTGGCCGCTGTCGAACCCCGAGCGGTTCGACCGGCTGGGGGTCGATCCGCCGGCCGGCGTGTTGCTGTACGGACCGCCGGGCACCGGGAAGACGCTCATGGCGAAAGCGGTCGCCAACGAGACCAACGCGAACTTCATCTCGGTGCGCGGCCCGCAGCTGCTCAGCAAGTGGGTTGGCGAATCGGAGAAGGCCATCCGGCAGACCTTCCGCAAGGCGCGGCAGGTCTCGCCGACGGTCATCTTCTTCGACGAGCTCGACGCGCTCGCGCCGGGCCGGGGCGGTGAAACCGGCTCGAACGTCTCCGAGCGGGTCGTCAACCAGCTCCTGACGGAGCTCGACGGGCTCGAGGAGATGGAGAACGTGATGGTCATCGGCGCGACCAACCGGCCGGACATGATCGACCCCGCGCTGCTGCGCTCGGGTCGGTTCGACCGACTGGTCATGATCGGCGAACCCGACGTCGACGGCCGCGAACGCATCCTCGAGATCCACACCGAGAACACGCCGCTGGCCGCGGACGTCACGCTACGCGAGATCGCCGAGATCACCGACGGCTACGTCGGCAGCGACCTCGAGTCGATCGCCCGCGAGGCGGCTATCGAGGCCCTGCGCGAGGACGAGGAGGCGGACATCGTCGAGATGCGCCACTTCCGACAGGCCATGGAGAACGTCCGCCCGACGATCACGGACGACATCCTCGACTACTACGAGCAGATCGAAGAGGAGTTCCAGGGCGGCGGATCGGGCGGCCCCGGACCGACGGGTCGCCGCGACAGTCGGATCGGCTTCCAGTAA